From the genome of Plasmodium malariae genome assembly, chromosome: 9, one region includes:
- the PmUG01_09010200 gene encoding fam-m protein has translation MEQNIKIILYVKIASFILSAWICYFNDYELTFNKYFGENYDVGRKIYTTNSRSLAKHKQEMCSNILGLKEDIPFSGENDNRKNKKSNRRSLNNASYYTEIIDYNNGMFDGKHFHFEKKWITKKDYDNIVERNRRICDIALQKTKFRSYGFGVTLFFLLFVVGVAYAILEGFKLFGSAGKVFASCYFPMILLQKQDPMFLRYYLAYLLLYYL, from the exons atggaacaaaatattaaaataatcttATATGTCAAAATTGCTTCGTTTATCCTTTCGGCGTGGATATGCTATTTTAACGATTATGag cttacttttaacaaatattttgGTGAGAATTACGACGTTggtagaaaaatatatacaacaaaTTCTCGATCATTAGCAAAACATAAGCAGGAAATGTGCTCAAATATTTTAGGtttaaaagaagatataCCATTTAGTGGAGAAAACgataatagaaaaaacaaaaaatcgAATAGAAGATCGCTAAATAATGCAAGTTACTATACTGAAAttatagattataataatggaatgtttgatggaaagcatttccattttgaaaaaaaatggatcacaaaaaaagattatgataatattgTTGAAAGAAATCGAAGAATTTGTGATATAGCTTTACAAAAAACAAAGTTTAGAAGTTATGGATTTGGGGTTActctgttttttcttttattcgTGGTGGGAGTAGCATACGCCATATTAGAAGGATTTAAACTGTTTGGAAGTGCAGGGAAAGTGTTCGCAAGTTGTTATTTTCCAATGATACTGCTACAAAAGCAGGACCCTATGTTTTTACGGTATTATTTGGCTTActtattgttatattatctataa